A portion of the Flavobacterium limnophilum genome contains these proteins:
- a CDS encoding Uma2 family endonuclease, which yields MIMITDINQLDFDKTYSYADYLTWKFQERLEIFKGKLFRMSPAPSTSHQKVASNLHGILWNKFKNHSCKLFSAPFDVRLMDKKKSTNDSEVFTVVQPDLCVICDENKLDQRGAFGAPDLVIEILSPGNSKKEMKYKFDLYEEAGVLEYWIVNPEDKTFLIYVLKDDQFIGIHPLIEEDQIKSLLFPQLDFILEEIFN from the coding sequence ATGATTATGATAACCGATATCAACCAATTGGATTTTGACAAAACTTATTCCTATGCTGATTATCTTACTTGGAAATTTCAGGAAAGGTTAGAAATCTTCAAAGGTAAGCTTTTCAGAATGAGTCCTGCTCCTAGCACTTCTCATCAAAAAGTCGCCAGTAATTTACACGGGATATTGTGGAATAAATTCAAAAATCATTCTTGTAAATTATTTTCAGCTCCTTTCGATGTTCGCTTAATGGATAAAAAGAAATCTACAAATGATAGTGAGGTTTTTACTGTGGTACAACCCGATTTATGTGTGATTTGCGATGAAAATAAATTAGATCAAAGAGGTGCTTTTGGTGCGCCAGACTTGGTTATCGAAATACTTTCTCCAGGCAATTCCAAAAAAGAAATGAAGTACAAATTTGATTTGTATGAAGAAGCAGGTGTTTTAGAATATTGGATTGTAAATCCCGAGGATAAAACCTTTTTAATTTATGTTTTGAAAGACGATCAATTTATAGGAATACACCCTTTGATTGAAGAAGACCAAATAAAAAGTCTATTATTTCCGCAATTGGATTTCATTTTAGAGGAAATTTTCAACTAA
- a CDS encoding glycosyltransferase family protein, producing MRLRPNILVCISRNTIPLFHPPIIKDKIVQAEPKDLKHITVYLPSFQKDCLEKAFNKLSDVEFHWFLNDVPFKYTEGNITYYPVNQKFFNESLINCHGIITGGGFETPAEALYLGKKILSIPIRDHYEQECNAAALKKMGVPVVHEVGNDFDLVIENWLKSTVIYPKMKANNIPETLQFLFDTYYETN from the coding sequence ATGCGCCTTCGCCCAAACATATTGGTTTGCATTTCGAGAAATACGATTCCTTTATTCCATCCTCCCATCATCAAGGATAAAATCGTGCAAGCCGAACCCAAAGACTTAAAACACATCACGGTTTATTTGCCTTCTTTCCAAAAAGATTGTCTGGAAAAAGCCTTCAACAAACTATCTGATGTCGAATTTCATTGGTTTTTGAATGATGTCCCGTTCAAATACACCGAAGGCAACATTACCTATTATCCCGTAAATCAAAAGTTCTTCAACGAAAGTTTGATTAATTGTCACGGAATTATCACGGGTGGCGGATTTGAAACTCCTGCCGAAGCTTTATATCTTGGAAAAAAGATATTGAGCATCCCCATTCGCGATCATTACGAACAAGAATGCAATGCGGCTGCCTTGAAAAAAATGGGAGTTCCCGTGGTTCATGAAGTGGGCAATGATTTTGATTTGGTTATAGAAAATTGGTTGAAATCAACAGTAATTTATCCAAAGATGAAAGCCAACAACATCCCGGAAACTTTGCAGTTTTTGTTTGACACTTATTATGAAACCAATTAA
- a CDS encoding UDP-2,3-diacylglucosamine diphosphatase, protein MKRKRKIPLVVLSDVHLGTYGCHAKELLQYLKSINPQTLVLNGDIIDMWSFSKRYFPVPHMEVLRYIIKMSNSGTRVIYITGNHDEALRKYSDFILGNLELVDKLILDLDGKKTWIFHGDVFDSSTKGYAKILAKLGGKGYDLLILINSLVNWILVSLGREKRSFSKAIKNSVKKAVSFISNFETTAAEIAIEKKYSYVVCGHIHMPQKKVVKTKHGKVMYLNSGDWVENLTALEYKKEKWKIYHYKKSDFSQQENKEDVVINDIVAKILSN, encoded by the coding sequence ATGAAAAGAAAGCGAAAAATACCCTTAGTGGTTTTAAGTGATGTGCATCTAGGAACTTACGGCTGTCACGCCAAAGAATTATTACAGTATTTAAAATCAATCAACCCTCAAACCTTAGTTTTAAACGGCGACATCATTGATATGTGGAGTTTTAGCAAGCGCTATTTCCCGGTTCCCCATATGGAAGTGTTGCGTTACATCATAAAAATGTCCAATTCAGGAACTCGTGTCATTTACATTACTGGAAATCACGACGAAGCCTTGCGGAAATACTCCGATTTTATTTTAGGAAATTTAGAATTGGTCGACAAACTCATCTTGGATTTGGACGGGAAGAAAACCTGGATTTTTCACGGTGATGTATTCGATTCTTCTACAAAAGGATACGCCAAAATCTTGGCCAAATTGGGCGGAAAAGGATACGATTTACTGATTCTGATTAACAGTCTTGTCAATTGGATTTTAGTTTCACTCGGAAGAGAAAAAAGAAGTTTTTCGAAAGCCATAAAAAACAGTGTAAAGAAAGCGGTTTCTTTTATCTCCAATTTTGAAACTACAGCTGCCGAAATCGCCATCGAAAAAAAATACAGTTATGTAGTTTGCGGACACATTCATATGCCTCAAAAAAAAGTGGTCAAAACCAAACACGGAAAAGTGATGTATTTGAACAGTGGCGATTGGGTAGAAAACCTTACTGCATTGGAATACAAGAAAGAAAAATGGAAAATTTATCACTATAAAAAATCTGATTTTTCACAACAAGAAAATAAAGAAGATGTTGTCATCAATGATATTGTTGCCAAAATTTTATCAAACTAA
- a CDS encoding MG2 domain-containing protein, whose amino-acid sequence MKNILFAILLITTSFYAQNYEKNWNTVIENENNGKIKSANAMVAKIHKKAIADKNEVQIIKCFFYESKYLQVVDENAQTKIINNLKAEIEKVSIPSKAILNLVYAKCLSNYADSYVDTTAVVVDTVSAEPSNNEVSVDSAKVNDFNSEEDALKIFEKTLENEAVLKATPLTNYEAIFDFFTLEKFKKESLYDYLLKENIAFYKSKINEWQFESKEYEAHKNIFLGNTNLFTKLNLDFIKDENLKKILSLYQKLEVDAPTIDNQLERILFCSQYLLKSDEDLLNALISLEKEAKEASQLQKIQLEKATIYTKLASKEKYPDYNIKANSELDRVLAIQNNSNAYKLAIQNKEELLTKNIEVELQKYIYNKENTRAFIRYKNSNNLTISFFKINYRKIAEFYNNPNKRDSLVTQIVTSRKPLIVKNYELVDKKDYFEYTTEVLLPQLETGSYLVYFESDTNSKDKKGFGYETITVSNISVLANSKGDTEYYTVLDRKTGKNIPDVSLKSAYFDLKTNADGLASYKRKEGNNRNNNFPIKLATANDTILISKNYLAYASDYSENNEDENFKGKVEFYLDRAIYRPGQTVYYKGIAFQKKKNKSSIVPNTSFKITIQDPNYSHFKEFEVTTNEFGSFSGEFVLPKNGLTGDFRIEADEPKDTKKEASYDKIKDEHPFWEDVDFQNSSIYFKVEEYKRPKFEVTFEPKKESFQVNQSVTVKGTAKAFSGSNISDVKVTYTITRFTNSFRNYYSNEPEEVLVSSETKTDASGKFAIDFIAKPSKNASKEQLPIFNYRINASVTDINGETHTAVTTIKVGYHDLALTTSVPNSIETKNKNEITLNSTNLNGEFKAVKGEIKIYFVSPFSKKFKSRVFEQPEINTISDTDFEKLFPYEINVSKTAEKPVETLVFSKKVDTEKDKKVALDFISNYQSGNYKVVFSAKDSFDNAIEAVSNFQINQNKDKFNSSKLFTAELVNDDPKNDGFAIIKLTSVIPDLYISANANYLRQSFFEETVHLQNNQVMVKIPLKKEFENSIEIGFQSVFENEDFSDQIKVTLKTIVPQLEWNVESFRNKIQPGSSENWSFKLNATNTKKEAEILASMYDSSLDQFSKAEWGTLRFYEYNNGANFKSSLGFDKTYTEIQNLNLATKTIELQNEETQLKWFGFDFNNSIYGDVMAVSEIKDKKIGAEMIKGDADADVIEEIALVKDAKVDQIKFSRSGLAKAKLEEVVVVGYGSMKKTSLTGAVMNISIRGGGSVNGATPLYIIDGEIASEEIFKNLNPSDILSIDVLKDAKASALYGNKGTNGVIIITTKKALEALTQVKARKNLSETAFFYPNLKTDAKGKLNFNFTSPEALTAWKLRLMAHNKDAVTGYLEKSVITQKELMVTPNFPRFFREKDSIVITAKVANVTNEAKTGIAVLQLFDTTTMQTIDAKMANTKTVKNFTIPTYGNTTVSWKIYIPEGLQGVQYKVLAKAGNFSDGEENILPVLTNNMLVTESIPIWVRENSKKEYTFENLKNNSSTTLRNHQFTLEYTSNPTWIAIQSLPYLMEYEHECAEQTFARFYSNALASEIINSNPKIASLFETWRKNGKLNSKLEENEELKSMILAETPWLNDAQNEDEKKKNMTLLFDLEKMKTSQEATFDKLKQKQKTSGGFAWFDGSEENEYITRHILAGLGHLSKISKNENNATKIKQIAATGIPFLDQKFLENDQRNNPKASQKLIWFNPYSDLHYLYTRSFYLENYPLSDTLKKVTKLYLETAKKDWLTYSLYEKGLAALTLNRFGEAATAKKIIESLKETASNNEDWGMYWIANKAGWYWYQAPIETQALLIESFAEVSNDTKSVDAMKVWLLKNKQTKNWPTTKSTTEAVYALLMQGTDWLSVKDNTVIKIGDQKILTKKLTENEKEAETGYVKLNWKVDEIKKDMATISIENKSKVPGFGGVYWQYFEDLDKIKTNLGASLSVSKELYLKKNTDKGEKLERITSNNPLQLGDLVTVRLVISTKEDMEFVHLKDMRASCFEPVDVLSTYQYKGGLGFYQSTKDAATHFFFDSISKGTYVLEYDIRVNNLGNFSNGISTIESMYAPEFASHTKGIRVNVKK is encoded by the coding sequence ATGAAAAATATTTTGTTTGCTATTCTGCTAATTACAACGTCATTCTATGCCCAAAATTATGAGAAAAACTGGAATACCGTCATAGAAAATGAAAATAACGGCAAAATAAAATCGGCGAATGCCATGGTTGCCAAAATTCACAAAAAAGCCATTGCCGACAAAAACGAAGTGCAAATCATCAAGTGTTTTTTCTACGAATCAAAATATTTGCAGGTCGTTGACGAAAATGCACAAACCAAAATCATCAACAATTTAAAAGCCGAAATAGAGAAAGTTTCCATTCCTTCGAAAGCGATTTTGAACTTGGTTTATGCGAAGTGTTTGAGTAATTATGCTGATTCGTACGTAGATACAACTGCTGTAGTTGTTGATACAGTCTCGGCAGAACCATCAAACAATGAAGTGTCAGTTGATTCCGCAAAAGTTAATGATTTTAATAGTGAAGAAGATGCTCTTAAAATATTTGAAAAAACACTAGAAAATGAAGCTGTTTTAAAAGCAACTCCTTTGACCAATTACGAAGCTATTTTTGATTTCTTCACTTTGGAAAAATTCAAAAAAGAAAGTCTCTATGATTATTTATTGAAGGAAAACATTGCTTTTTATAAATCAAAAATTAATGAATGGCAATTTGAATCCAAAGAATATGAAGCTCATAAAAACATTTTTTTGGGCAATACTAATCTCTTTACAAAACTAAATCTTGATTTTATCAAAGATGAAAATCTAAAAAAAATACTTTCATTATACCAAAAACTAGAAGTTGATGCTCCTACTATTGATAATCAATTGGAACGAATTTTATTTTGTTCGCAGTACCTTTTAAAATCAGACGAAGATTTATTGAATGCTTTAATTTCCTTGGAAAAAGAGGCAAAAGAAGCTTCTCAACTACAAAAAATTCAGTTAGAAAAAGCGACTATTTACACCAAATTAGCTTCCAAAGAAAAATACCCTGATTACAACATCAAAGCAAATTCTGAATTAGATCGTGTATTGGCAATCCAAAACAATTCTAATGCTTATAAACTGGCGATTCAAAACAAAGAAGAACTGCTTACGAAAAACATTGAGGTAGAACTTCAAAAATACATTTACAACAAAGAAAACACCAGAGCTTTTATCCGATATAAAAACTCGAATAATTTGACGATTTCATTTTTTAAAATAAATTACAGAAAAATAGCTGAATTTTATAATAACCCAAACAAACGGGATAGTTTAGTGACCCAAATTGTAACCAGCAGAAAACCTTTAATCGTAAAAAACTACGAACTCGTTGACAAAAAGGATTACTTCGAATATACAACCGAAGTCCTTCTTCCACAACTAGAAACCGGAAGTTATTTAGTGTATTTTGAAAGTGACACCAACTCTAAAGATAAAAAAGGTTTTGGCTATGAAACCATTACAGTTTCTAATATTTCTGTTTTAGCAAATTCAAAGGGCGATACCGAATATTACACTGTTCTCGACAGAAAAACAGGCAAAAACATACCCGATGTTTCTTTAAAATCAGCCTATTTTGATTTAAAAACCAATGCTGACGGTTTAGCTAGTTACAAACGAAAAGAAGGCAACAACAGAAATAATAATTTCCCCATTAAATTAGCAACGGCAAACGACACCATCTTAATCTCTAAAAACTATCTCGCTTATGCTTCAGATTATTCAGAAAATAACGAAGACGAAAACTTTAAAGGCAAAGTAGAATTTTACTTGGATCGCGCTATTTATCGTCCAGGACAGACCGTTTATTACAAAGGAATTGCCTTCCAAAAAAAGAAAAACAAATCAAGCATTGTTCCAAATACTTCTTTCAAAATAACTATCCAAGATCCTAATTACAGCCATTTTAAAGAATTTGAAGTTACTACAAATGAATTTGGCTCCTTTTCGGGTGAATTTGTTTTGCCTAAAAATGGATTGACTGGTGATTTTAGAATAGAAGCTGATGAACCTAAAGACACTAAAAAAGAGGCTTCTTACGATAAAATAAAAGATGAACATCCGTTTTGGGAAGACGTAGATTTTCAAAACTCATCGATTTATTTCAAAGTCGAAGAATACAAGCGTCCAAAATTTGAAGTGACTTTTGAACCTAAAAAAGAAAGCTTTCAGGTAAATCAATCGGTTACCGTAAAAGGAACTGCCAAAGCATTTTCAGGAAGCAATATTTCGGATGTAAAAGTAACTTATACCATAACCCGTTTTACGAATTCTTTCAGAAACTATTACAGCAACGAGCCTGAAGAGGTTTTAGTAAGTAGTGAAACCAAAACCGATGCTTCCGGGAAATTTGCGATTGATTTCATTGCAAAACCGTCAAAAAACGCTAGTAAGGAACAGCTTCCTATTTTCAATTACCGAATAAACGCAAGCGTTACCGACATCAATGGAGAAACGCACACTGCTGTAACCACTATTAAAGTCGGTTATCACGATTTGGCACTAACAACTTCGGTTCCAAACAGCATCGAGACGAAAAATAAAAATGAAATTACGCTGAACAGCACTAATCTGAATGGGGAATTTAAAGCCGTAAAAGGAGAAATCAAAATCTATTTTGTAAGTCCGTTTTCAAAAAAATTCAAATCCAGAGTTTTTGAGCAACCCGAAATCAACACTATTTCGGATACTGATTTTGAAAAATTATTTCCATACGAAATAAACGTTTCTAAAACAGCCGAAAAGCCTGTTGAAACTTTAGTTTTTTCTAAAAAAGTGGACACCGAAAAAGACAAAAAAGTCGCACTTGATTTTATTTCCAATTATCAATCCGGAAATTACAAAGTGGTATTTTCTGCGAAAGACAGTTTTGACAATGCTATTGAAGCGGTTTCCAATTTTCAAATTAACCAAAACAAAGACAAATTCAATTCAAGCAAATTATTTACCGCTGAACTAGTTAATGACGACCCTAAAAATGATGGTTTTGCCATAATAAAACTGACATCGGTTATTCCAGACCTTTATATTTCAGCCAATGCAAATTATCTAAGACAATCCTTTTTTGAGGAAACTGTACATCTGCAAAACAACCAGGTTATGGTAAAAATTCCATTAAAAAAGGAATTTGAAAACAGTATAGAAATAGGTTTTCAAAGTGTTTTTGAAAATGAGGATTTTAGCGACCAAATTAAAGTGACGCTAAAAACAATAGTTCCTCAACTCGAATGGAATGTAGAAAGTTTCAGAAATAAAATCCAGCCCGGAAGTAGCGAAAACTGGTCTTTTAAGTTAAATGCCACTAACACCAAAAAAGAAGCTGAAATTTTGGCATCGATGTACGACAGTTCTTTAGATCAATTTAGCAAAGCTGAATGGGGAACATTACGCTTTTATGAATATAATAATGGCGCCAATTTTAAATCAAGTTTAGGGTTTGATAAAACATATACTGAGATTCAAAATCTCAATTTAGCAACAAAAACCATAGAATTACAAAATGAAGAAACACAACTAAAATGGTTTGGGTTTGATTTCAATAATTCGATTTATGGAGATGTTATGGCTGTTTCCGAAATCAAGGATAAAAAAATTGGAGCTGAAATGATTAAAGGCGATGCTGATGCAGATGTTATAGAAGAAATCGCTTTGGTCAAAGATGCAAAGGTTGACCAAATAAAATTTTCAAGATCTGGATTAGCAAAAGCAAAATTAGAGGAAGTTGTTGTAGTTGGATACGGTTCAATGAAAAAAACATCACTTACTGGCGCAGTTATGAACATATCAATTAGAGGTGGTGGTTCAGTAAATGGAGCAACACCTTTGTATATTATCGATGGAGAAATTGCTTCTGAAGAAATCTTTAAAAATCTGAATCCGTCGGATATTCTTTCTATAGATGTTCTAAAAGACGCCAAAGCATCAGCTTTATACGGGAACAAAGGAACAAACGGCGTCATCATCATCACGACAAAAAAAGCCCTAGAAGCCCTAACCCAAGTAAAAGCCAGAAAAAATCTATCTGAAACGGCTTTCTTTTATCCTAATCTAAAAACTGATGCCAAAGGAAAACTGAATTTCAATTTCACTTCCCCCGAAGCTTTGACCGCTTGGAAACTACGTTTAATGGCACACAACAAAGATGCTGTTACTGGTTATTTGGAAAAAAGCGTAATTACCCAAAAAGAACTGATGGTTACTCCAAACTTCCCAAGATTTTTCAGGGAAAAAGATTCGATTGTCATTACTGCAAAAGTGGCCAATGTCACCAATGAAGCCAAAACTGGAATCGCTGTTTTGCAACTATTCGATACCACCACAATGCAAACCATCGATGCCAAAATGGCTAATACCAAAACTGTCAAAAACTTCACGATTCCTACTTACGGCAACACAACCGTGAGTTGGAAAATCTATATTCCAGAAGGATTGCAAGGAGTACAATATAAAGTTTTGGCAAAGGCCGGCAATTTCTCTGATGGGGAGGAAAATATTTTGCCTGTTTTGACCAACAATATGCTCGTGACCGAAAGCATTCCGATTTGGGTTCGAGAAAACTCCAAGAAAGAATACACTTTCGAGAATCTCAAAAACAATAGTTCGACCACTTTGCGAAACCATCAATTTACGTTGGAATACACTTCCAATCCAACTTGGATTGCCATTCAATCTTTGCCGTATTTAATGGAATACGAACACGAATGTGCCGAACAAACTTTTGCTCGGTTTTATTCCAATGCTTTGGCTTCGGAGATTATTAACAGCAATCCAAAAATCGCCAGCCTATTCGAAACTTGGAGAAAAAATGGAAAATTAAATTCAAAACTCGAAGAAAACGAAGAACTAAAATCGATGATTTTGGCCGAAACACCTTGGCTTAACGATGCTCAAAATGAAGATGAGAAAAAGAAAAATATGACTTTGCTTTTCGATTTAGAAAAAATGAAAACTTCCCAAGAAGCGACTTTTGATAAATTGAAACAAAAGCAAAAAACGTCTGGAGGTTTTGCTTGGTTTGACGGAAGTGAGGAAAACGAATATATTACAAGACACATTTTGGCAGGTTTGGGACATCTTTCAAAAATAAGCAAGAACGAAAATAACGCTACCAAAATTAAACAAATAGCCGCAACTGGAATTCCGTTTTTGGATCAGAAATTTTTAGAAAACGACCAACGCAATAATCCAAAAGCAAGCCAAAAATTGATTTGGTTTAATCCATATTCAGATTTGCATTATTTGTATACTCGAAGTTTTTATTTGGAAAATTATCCGCTTTCGGATACTTTGAAAAAAGTGACAAAATTGTATCTCGAAACGGCAAAAAAGGATTGGCTAACCTATTCTTTATACGAAAAAGGATTGGCTGCATTGACTTTAAATCGTTTTGGCGAGGCAGCAACTGCCAAAAAAATTATCGAAAGCCTGAAAGAAACCGCTTCCAACAACGAAGATTGGGGAATGTACTGGATTGCTAATAAAGCAGGCTGGTATTGGTATCAAGCACCAATAGAAACCCAAGCGCTCTTAATTGAATCTTTCGCCGAAGTTTCAAACGACACTAAATCAGTGGATGCAATGAAGGTTTGGTTATTGAAAAATAAACAAACCAAAAACTGGCCCACCACAAAATCCACCACCGAAGCCGTGTACGCTTTATTGATGCAAGGAACGGATTGGTTGAGTGTCAAGGACAACACTGTAATCAAAATTGGTGACCAGAAAATCCTAACCAAAAAACTGACTGAAAACGAAAAAGAAGCCGAAACCGGTTATGTAAAACTCAACTGGAAAGTTGACGAAATTAAGAAAGATATGGCCACTATTTCCATCGAAAACAAATCGAAAGTTCCGGGTTTTGGCGGTGTGTATTGGCAATATTTTGAAGATTTGGATAAAATCAAAACCAATTTAGGAGCTTCATTGTCTGTTTCTAAAGAATTGTATTTGAAAAAGAACACGGACAAAGGCGAAAAACTGGAACGAATCACTTCAAATAATCCACTTCAATTGGGCGATTTAGTGACCGTTCGATTAGTTATTTCTACCAAAGAAGATATGGAATTTGTACACTTAAAAGATATGCGCGCTTCTTGTTTTGAACCCGTAGATGTCCTTTCTACATACCAATACAAAGGCGGATTAGGGTTTTATCAAAGCACCAAAGATGCCGCAACTCATTTCTTTTTTGACTCGATAAGCAAAGGAACTTACGTTTTGGAATACGACATTCGAGTAAACAATCTGGGGAATTTCTCCAACGGAATTTCGACAATAGAAAGTATGTATGCTCCTGAATTCGCCAGTCATACCAAGGGTATTCGGGTGAATGTGAAAAAGTAA